A region of Vitis vinifera cultivar Pinot Noir 40024 chromosome 13, ASM3070453v1 DNA encodes the following proteins:
- the LOC104881135 gene encoding protein VACUOLELESS GAMETOPHYTES: MSSFYSQFVMKQLHPPENITGSFHPHPLWLKDAHETPYTCWGCKEKGLGKVYQCEDAKNCDYHLHQRCYDLSYGGFISSYTPLLGSKICEFKFHQEAPGGNKRACDACGKDVKGWFYQCKTCKKPHYLHPCCTNLPIKQTGEKGIVLYLKGKTSSTCLECKRENISQGLRGWFYVSNCGKHCYHVGCVMDMGLENLKKGGDGCDDDRYPIKETTDERKSCSRESSTRPQSRAITKQSLKVGTRKFLTEAAKIVLNLIISAIFGIPITSACDAFYKLF, from the coding sequence ATGTCGTCCTTCTACTCACAGTTTGTCATGAAGCAGTTGCACCCCCCAGAAAACATAACGGGAAGCTTCCACCCACACCCACTTTGGCTGAAGGATGCTCACGAGACGCCATATACTTGTTGGGGATGTAAAGAGAAAGGCCTAGGAAAAGTTTACCAGTGTGAAGATGCTAAGAATTGCGACTATCATCTTCATCAGCGGTGCTATGATTTATCCTATGGCGGCTTCATCTCCTCCTATACACCCCTTCTGGGGAGTAAGATATGtgaatttaaatttcatcagGAAGCCCCAGGAGGCAATAAGAGAGCTTGTGATGCATGTGGGAAGGACGTGAAAGGGTGGTTTTACCAGTGTAAAACGTGTAAGAAACCCCATTATTTACACCCCTGTTGCACCAATCTTCCCATCAAGCAGACAGGGGAGAAGGGGATTGTGCTTTATCTTAAAGGCAAGACCTCATCAACGTGCCTAGAATGCAAAAGAGAGAATATTTCCCAAGGGCTCAGGGGCTGGTTCTACGTTTCCAACTGTGGGAAACACTGTTACCATGTGGGATGTGTTATGGACATGGGTCTGGAGAATTTGAAGAAGGGTGGTGATGGGTGTGATGATGATCGATATCCTATCAAAGAAACTACTGATGAGAGGAAGAGTTGCAGCCGTGAATCCTCGACAAGGCCTCAAAGCAGAGCTATCACAAAGCAAAGTCTAAAGGTGGGGACGAGGAAGTTTCTAACGGAGGCTGCAAAGATTGTTCTCAACCTCATCATTTCAGCCATATTCGGGATTCCGATTACTAGTGCTTGTGATGCTTTCTATAAGTTGTTTTAA
- the LOC104881134 gene encoding uncharacterized protein LOC104881134 yields the protein MTITENTHFSHPQHPLDLKNYQKPYICDGCKEQGFGSRYRCELCNYDLHADCAFTDSTTSHKFFKACTFKFLDQRPGKCCNSHCKDCMRYCDACGKPIHGFVYHCKEKGWDLHPCCRNLTNELDIDGIKFHLRGTVSSKCIWCNQRNPPGSVSGIRGWSYVSKCKNYRFHVYCATEMVNQVWKNGGSKDSNECLSIENVKLPLPVSLNRSGGSGSNSFMRIVKVFLKTIAGILLGDPTITLTSLFVELVFKE from the coding sequence ATGACAATCACTGAAAACACTCATTTCAGCCACCCACAGCATCCACTTGACCTGAAAAATTATCAGAAGCCTTACATCTGCGATGGATGCAAAGAACAAGGCTTTGGATCAAGATACCGATGCGAGCTATGCAACTACGATCTTCACGCAGATTGTGCCTTCACCGACTCCACCACTTCCCACAAGTTCTTCAAAGCATGCACCTTCAAATTCTTGGACCAACGTCCGGGAAAATGCTGTAATTCCCACTGCAAAGACTGCATGAGATACTGTGATGCCTGCGGGAAGCCAATACATGGCTTTGTGTACCACTGCAAGGAGAAGGGCTGGGATTTGCACCCATGCTGCCGCAATCTTACGAATGAATTAGACATAGACGGCATTAAATTTCACCTCCGTGGGACGGTTTCTTCAAAGTGCATATGGTGCAATCAGAGAAACCCTCCAGGCAGTGTTTCGGGCATTCGGGGTTGGTCCTATGTCTCCAAGTGCAAAAACTACCGTTTCCATGTGTACTGCGCAACAGAAATGGTGAATCAAGTCTGGAAGAATGGGGGTAGTAAGGATAGTAATGAATGTCTGTCAATAGAGAATGTGAAGCTTCCTCTTCCGGTTTCTTTGAATAGAAGTGGTGGGAGTGGTAGCAATTCTTTTATGAGGATAGTGAAGGTATTTCTCAAGACAATTGCTGGTATTCTTTTGGGAGATCCAACCATAACTCTTACTTCTCTCTTCGTGGAATTGGTCTTTAAGGAATGA
- the LOC104881136 gene encoding uncharacterized protein LOC104881136: protein MSSIYSSYFMKDLCPSENITASFHPHPLRLKDAHETPYYCVGCKEKGLGKCYQCEDPENCDYHLHRQCCDLSMLCESGRSSSIKFSFLESKKCDFVFQKEAPGANQRGCDACGRDVKGWSYQCKMCKIPHYLHPCCAKLPINQKGEKGIVLDLKAKTSSKCLECGSKNISQGLRGWFYASNCGKHCYHVGCVMDMVLKNLEKGGHGCDDGRYLIKETNDERKSCSCESLTRAQSGAITKRSRKVGTMKFITEATIIVLNLIISAILGIPITNACVAFYNLF from the coding sequence ATGTCGTCCATCTACTCATCGTACTTCATGAAGGATTTGTGCCCCTCTGAAAACATAACGGCAAGCTTCCACCCACACCCTCTCCGGCTGAAGGATGCTCACGAAACGCCATATTATTGTGTGGGATGTAAGGAGAAAGGCTTAGGAAAGTGCTACCAGTGTGAAGATCCTGAAAATTGCGACTACCATCTTCATCGGCAGTGCTGTGATTTATCCATGTTATGCGAGAGTGGCCGCTCCTCCTCCATCAAATTCTCATTCCTGGAGAGTAAGAAATGTGACTTTGTATTTCAGAAGGAAGCCCCAGGAGCCAATCAGAGAGGTTGTGATGCATGTGGGAGGGACGTGAAAGGGTGGTCTTACCAGTGTAAAATGTGTAAGATACCCCATTATTTACACCCCTGTTGCGCCAAACTTCCCATCAACCAAAAAGGGGAGAAGGGGATTGTGCTTGATCTTAAAGCCAAGACCTCATCAAAGTGCCTAGAATGTGGAAGTAAGAATATTTCCCAAGGACTCAGGGGCTGGTTCTACGCTTCCAACTGTGGGAAACACTGTTATCATGTTGGGTGTGTTATGGACATGGTTCTGAAGAATTTGGAGAAGGGTGGTCATGGGTGTGATGATGGTCGATATCTTATCAAAGAAACTAATGATGAGAGGAAGAGTTGCAGCTGTGAATCCTTGACAAGGGCTCAAAGCGGAGCTATCACAAAGCGAAGTCGAAAGGTGGGGACGATGAAGTTTATAACGGAGGCAACAATCATTGTTCTCAACCTCATTATTTCTGCCATATTGGGGATTCCGATTACTAATGCTTGTGTTGCTTTCTATAACTTGTTTTAA
- the LOC100259872 gene encoding uncharacterized protein LOC100259872, with the protein MELYPRQKVINSHPHWPLILKPAQKPYHCGGCKEYEIDLRQCYQCEHEDVHQKCDFHLHVDCDPYSESIWLQFIDCTFSFQVEAPRGKKMVCDGCGKDVKGWFYQCSSRGNPRYLHPCCAKLPFKKTDKGGMVFDLKEKTSSVCLMCGNEGNSKDFRSWVYVSRCGNYCYHVACVKGKVETWKKEEASNQQQSSGAGTSSNQEIKTGRREKALDNWKTAFDIFNFVVLLIFGVSVPVPFGLVIKWLKRK; encoded by the coding sequence ATGGAGTTGTACCCAAGACAAAAAGTAATAAACAGCCACCCACACTGGCCGCTTATACTGAAGCCTGCTCAAAAACCATACCATTGCGGGGGATGTAAAGAGTATGAGATAGATTTACGACAATGTTACCAGTGTGAGCACGAGGATGTGCACCAGAAATGTGACTTCCATCTTCATGTGGATTGTGACCCTTACTCCGAGTCCATCTGGCTTCAGTTTATAGACTGCACCTTTTCCTTTCAGGTGGAGGCTCCAAGAGGAAAGAAAATGGTTTGCGATGGATGTGGGAAGGATGTGAAAGGATGGTTTTACCAGTGCTCATCGCGGGGGAACCCACGTTATTTACACCCTTGTTGTGCCAAGCTTCCGTTTAAGAAGACGGATAAGGGAGGTATGGTATTTGATCTTAAGGAAAAGACTTCATCAGTGTGCCTAATGTGTGGAAATGAGGGCAATTCCAAAGATTTCAGGAGCTGGGTCTACGTTTCCCGCTGTGGCAATTACTGTTATCATGTGGCATGCGTGAAAGGCAAAGTGGAGACGTGGAAGAAAGAGGAGGCTAGTAATCAGCAACAAAGTTCTGGGGCTGGGACCAGCAGCAACCAAGAGATAAAAACAGGCCGTAGAGAGAAGGCCCTCGATAACTGGAAGACGGCATTCGATATTTTCAATTTCGTGGTTCTTCTCATCTTTGGGGTATCTGTCCCTGTGCCTTTCGGATTGGTGATCAAAtggttaaaaagaaaatga